CGCTGATTCAAGGCCGAACTAAGTAATTTAGCCGTAATATCAACAACAGGGATGACTCGATTATATTGCATACGTGTCGGCCCAATAACGCCCAACACACCGAGAATTTTGCCATCGCGCTCATAGGTTGAGGTGACCACACTCATGTCATCAAAGGGGTGATAACCTGATTCTTCGCCAATAAAAATTTGCACGCCGGGACTTTGCAAGCACTGATCCAGCACATGGAGGATATCGCGTTTTTGATTAAAGGCTTCAAATAACTGGCGTAGCTTATCGACGTTAGATAACTCGGCATAACCCATTAAATTGGTTTGACCCGAGATAACGCAATCTTCACTCGCTTCTTGCTCCGTCGCGTTAAGTACCTGGTCGGCCATTTCTACGGCCTCACGCATGAGTCGATCCATATCATCGCGTGCCTCACGCAGTTCAGTCATAATACGATTACGCATATGCGGCAGTTCTTGACCAACGAATGTTTGATTTAAATAATTACTAATATATTGCAGCTCAGCCGCAGTGAATTTACGTGGGGTATGGATAACGTGATTGCGCACTTCATCATCATTGGTCACCAAAATCACTAATACGCGATCATCACCCAAGACAAGAAATTCGACGTGTTTAAGACTTTTATTAGCTTGCCGTGGCACCATCACCACACTTGCCATACTGGTTACGCCTGACAAAATAGACGACGCTGCCAACATCAAATTATTAACGGACTGGCCACTGTCGAGTTCATCCTTTAACGCTTCAACCGCCGCATTCTCAATCGACATGGGTTCCGCCAAAACCATAGAATCAACAAAAAAACGGTAGCCTTTCGCTGTTGGAATACGACCAGAAGACGTGTGCGGTGAAACAATCAACCCGGCTTCTTCTAAATCGACCATGACATTGCGTACAGTCGCGGGACTCAATTTTAAGCCTGAACCACGCGCTAACGCACGCGACCCAACTGGGTGACCATCCTTAATATAGGATTCAACCAGAGTTTTTAATAAGGCGTTGGCTCTGTCGCTAAGTTCTGTTGCCATAATAAATGAAAAGCACTTAGACCCTTATCAGGATCATTAAGTACTTCCTTACGTTGTTCCAGTCGTACTGAGACCCTTAGCAGGATGATTAAGCACTTCCTTAAAACCCTGCGGGTTTATCAAGGATTTACTCCTTGCAGTCATGTCATCTTCACGTTGTTCAGGTCGTACTGTGTAAATCACCGTATAATATACGGATAAGCACTAGTGTAGTGTCTTGGGTAACCAAGCGCGAATTGACAGTAGCAACCACGATCAGAGCCGTCAAGCAAGAATCCTCTGTTCACAGGGTAAAAAACAGCGAACCTTACAGTGCCAACATAATAGAGCACGAGTTTACTTAGATTAGTGGTTCAACAAGGAACAATAATGACTTCGTCATTTAAGACCATCGGCCTTATCGCCAAGAAATCGGACCCGCAAGTCGTCGCCGTATTGAATACGCTGCATGACTATTTTACGCAGCGCAATATGGCCGTCTTTGTCGAACAGGAAACGGCTAAGCTACTGGACATCAAGGCCGAAGTGATGAATTGGTCGGGGTTTTCCCAGCATTGCGACCTTGCCGTTATCATTGGCGGTGATGGCACCTTGCTGGCTGCTGCACGTGCTTTAGGTAACACCAAGACCCCCTTGCTAGGCATTCACATGGGGCGACTTGGTTTTCTTGCCGATATCACACCCAAGGTAATGATCGAGAAGCTTGATGATGTGCTGGCAGGTCATTATTTATCTGAAAAACGCGCATTACTAAAAAGCACAGTCATTCGTGATAGCGAAATTATTCTTGAAACCCATGCACTCAACGATATCGTTGTACACAAATGGGCATCATCGCGCATGGTTGAATTAGAAACCTTTATTGATGGCGCATTTGTCAGTACCCAACGTGCTGACGGTTTGATTGTATCAACGCCAACAGGCTCCACCGCCTATGCGCTATCTGGCGGCGGCCCTATCGTTCATCCGTCGCTCAATGCGGTAATCCTGGTGCCGATTTGTCCGCATACTCTTAGTCATCGCCCCATCGTAGTGAGTGGTGATAGCTTGATTGAACTGGTTATTACCGACACCAACTTGAACTCAGTCAAACTCAGTTGTGATGGCCAAAATACTATCGAAATCATCAACGGCGATAAAATACGCGTAGAGAAAAGCGAACAATGTACGTATTTAATACACCCTAAAGAGCATGATCATTTTCATACCTTACGCACCAAACTAGGCTGGGGAACAACACCGGGTCGCTAATGATTACCCAACTCTACATTCGCGATTTTGTTCTGGTCGACACACTCGACCTTGCCTTCTCAAAGGGCATGACCACCATTACGGGTGAAACAGGCGCCGGCAAATCGATACTACTCGACGCTATTGGCCTGGCGCTCGGTGATCGTGCTAATAATAACCTCATCCGATCCGGCGCTAAACGCGCTGAAGTCATGCTCGATTTTGATGTCAGCGATAAAGCCGATGTTATCGCTTGGTTAAGTGAGCATGAAGTTGATGCAGCAAACACTTGCCAAATACGCCGCACCGTCAGTAGTGATGGTCGCTCGCGCGCCTATATCAATGGCAGCCCTGTTACCGTTCAATGGCTCAAAGAGCTGGGCGAAAAACTTATCGATATTCACGGCCAACACGCCCACCAGTCCATGATGCACGGCTCAGTACAACGTGAGTTACTCGACGCCTATGCCGAACATAGCGACCTGTTAAAACAAGTTAGCGAAAAATACCAGGCATGGAAAAATTTAATAACGACTTTAAACGACTTACAAAAATCGGCACAAGAACGCAATGCAAAACTCGATTTGGTGCGCTATCAATTAGACGAATTAGTCAATGCAGCGCTGCAAGATAATGAGTGGCAACAACTCGAAACTAACCTCAAACAATTGGCCCATGCCAGTGAATTACGCGAGACATGCCACAGCGCCATGCAATTTATTAATAGCGATAGTGTTGGCGAGCTTGGCCAAATCACCGTACAGCTTGGCAAAGCCGCAGAACTCGACGACAAGCTTAAAAATGTACTGTCTTGCTTTGAAACTGCCAACATACAAATACAAGAAGCCAGCGGTGAATTAAGAAACTATCTCGACTCACTCGATGATGACCCACAAAAGCTAAACCAAATTGAATCACGCATGAGTGAACTGCATAGTTTGGCACGCAAACACCATGTCGAACCGAACACCCTGCTTGACTTGCAAGATGAGCTAAGCCTAACAGTCAATAAACTCGACAATGAAAGTGCCACACTAGGCAGCCTGGAACAAGACATCGAAAAAGCACGTCATGATTACTTAACACTAGCCAAAAAAATCAGCAAAAAACGTAAAGCCAGTGCGAAAAAACTCGGCGCAGAAATCACTCACAATATGCAACAACTCGGCATGCCCGAAGGCGTTTTTGACATTGCGCTGCGTGACCTGGACGAAAACCAATATGGCATACATGGCCTGGAACGTATTGAGTTTTTGGTCAGCGCCAACCCTGGCCAGGATCTTATGCCCATGACAAAAGTTGCCTCCGGTGGTGAATTATCACGCATCAGCCTCGCCATCCAAGTCATTAACGTTAACCGCCACCAAATCGGCACCTATATTTTTGATGAGGTCGATGTCGGTGTTGGCGGCAGTATTGCCGAAATCATTGGCCAAACCCTGCGCCGCGTTGGTGATAGCTATCAAGTACTCTGCGTCACCCATCTACCGCAAGTTGCCGCCTTGGGTCATCATCAACTCAAAGTTGAAAAAACCGTCATTAATAAAATGACCCATACCAGCGTGACGATTTTATCCGAAACAGACCGCCTGGAAGAAATTGCCCGAATGCTGGCCGGCACCGAAATCACCGACAGTGCCCGGCAAAACGCACAAGATTTAATGACGCGCGGTGCTACTGGTTCCGTGCATTAATATACTCGCTACATCAATACGAAGTAGATTATTAACAATCTGCGGTCAGGCATACATTCCCTACGTAAGGACTATTATTGTTAGCCCAGAGATCATCTGGCATTAAGAATAAGATTGTTGCCATTCTCATGAAGCCTAACGACCAATCTCACTGTCAGCTTGACCACGCTTGTTAGGCGCACCTATACTAGGTTATAACATTTGTTATAACAGACTGTGAGGGTACCGCTATGCTAAAAGTTAAAGTTACTGCTGTAGGGAACTCGATGGGGATTCTCCTTCCAAAAGAAGCGCTTAATAAGCTCAAAGCCAGCAAAGGCGACACCTTGTACCTCGTGGATAGTCCAGAAGGACTTACCCTTACCCCTTATCAGCAAGATTTTGAAGCTCAAATGGAAACCGCTGAAAAGATAATGAAAAAATACCGAAACGCCTTTCATGAGCTTGCTAAATAATGAGAGAGCCAAATTGGGTTTTAACCAAAATCGTTTTCTCTGCACATCAGATGCTTTTATCTGAGCACGGAGGAGGTACAGGAATTCGAGATAAAACCTTATTAGAATCTGCCTTAGCAAGGCCGAAGCAGCGCTTCGAATATGAACCTGGTTCAACTCCGTTTGAACTAGCCGCTTCATATAGTTTTGGCCTTGCCAAAAATCATCCGTTCATAGATGGAAACAAAAGAACTTCTCTTGCCATCGGTGCTATTTTTCTTGAAATTAACGGAATCATACTAAATGCTAAAGAGCCTGAAACTGTAGTGGTTTTTGAGCAATTAGCTTCAGACAATATATCAGAGACTGGGTTATCAAACTGGTTTGAGTCAAACTCTATTCCGAGCGCCTAGCGCCAAAAATCAGCGGCAATTTACAGCGTGGTTCTTTTGCGTAAAATTGAGCGCAGCGAATACACAAAAGAAACGCGCTGTAAATTTCCGCTGGAACTATTTGTTATGTTTTTTTTACTCATAGTGTGTCCATAACCTAATAACTTTAATGACATGTTCTTTTTCATAAATTTGATACACAAGCCTATGTTGAATGTTTATTCGACGTGAGTATGCGCCTGATAAATCACCTACTAATTTTTCATACGGTGGTGGTTTTTGATAAGGGTCGTTTTTAATTATTTTTAAAAGTAATTGTGCTTTATTTTTTAAGCCAGAAGCCGCAAGTTTTTTGGCATCCTTTTGAGCCTGCTTTGTATACACCAACTCCCAAGTCACCAATCAAGCTCTTTAGAGCTGTCAGATAGACCTTGATTTAATCCCTCTTTAATTGACTCTCTCATTCCTGGCACAGATAACAAGTGAAGTGTTTCAGAAATAGCATTCCAGTCATCCTCTGACACTAAAACGGCATTACCTCTTTTTCCTGTAATTACAACAGGTTGGTGAGTATCTGTGGTCTCATCAATGAGACTGTAAAGCTTTGAACGAGCCTCTGTAACATTAAGTATTGTCATGTTTATTACCTCTGTATATTAGCGTACGCTAAAACGTACGTAAAATAAAGGTTTTTTAAACATAACGCCTTGCATCAGCGGCAAATTGCGGAGCGGAGCACAGCAATTTGTCCGACTGCATGCGATTGTTAGCGGTGCTCATGTTACACGGCGTTATCAGTGACACAAATACTAGTTACTTAATAGCTCGGCAATTGCCATAAAGCCGCGATTTCGGGCATGTGTCAAAACCGAAATTCCCTCTTTATCAGTAATTTCTGAGTCAGCTCCGTGAGTTAACAGTAACCTGACTATTTGCTGCTGGCTAGGGCCTCCATCGGATAA
The Gammaproteobacteria bacterium genome window above contains:
- the hrcA gene encoding heat-inducible transcriptional repressor HrcA translates to MATELSDRANALLKTLVESYIKDGHPVGSRALARGSGLKLSPATVRNVMVDLEEAGLIVSPHTSSGRIPTAKGYRFFVDSMVLAEPMSIENAAVEALKDELDSGQSVNNLMLAASSILSGVTSMASVVMVPRQANKSLKHVEFLVLGDDRVLVILVTNDDEVRNHVIHTPRKFTAAELQYISNYLNQTFVGQELPHMRNRIMTELREARDDMDRLMREAVEMADQVLNATEQEASEDCVISGQTNLMGYAELSNVDKLRQLFEAFNQKRDILHVLDQCLQSPGVQIFIGEESGYHPFDDMSVVTSTYERDGKILGVLGVIGPTRMQYNRVIPVVDITAKLLSSALNQR
- a CDS encoding NAD(+) kinase, coding for MTSSFKTIGLIAKKSDPQVVAVLNTLHDYFTQRNMAVFVEQETAKLLDIKAEVMNWSGFSQHCDLAVIIGGDGTLLAAARALGNTKTPLLGIHMGRLGFLADITPKVMIEKLDDVLAGHYLSEKRALLKSTVIRDSEIILETHALNDIVVHKWASSRMVELETFIDGAFVSTQRADGLIVSTPTGSTAYALSGGGPIVHPSLNAVILVPICPHTLSHRPIVVSGDSLIELVITDTNLNSVKLSCDGQNTIEIINGDKIRVEKSEQCTYLIHPKEHDHFHTLRTKLGWGTTPGR
- the recN gene encoding DNA repair protein RecN translates to MITQLYIRDFVLVDTLDLAFSKGMTTITGETGAGKSILLDAIGLALGDRANNNLIRSGAKRAEVMLDFDVSDKADVIAWLSEHEVDAANTCQIRRTVSSDGRSRAYINGSPVTVQWLKELGEKLIDIHGQHAHQSMMHGSVQRELLDAYAEHSDLLKQVSEKYQAWKNLITTLNDLQKSAQERNAKLDLVRYQLDELVNAALQDNEWQQLETNLKQLAHASELRETCHSAMQFINSDSVGELGQITVQLGKAAELDDKLKNVLSCFETANIQIQEASGELRNYLDSLDDDPQKLNQIESRMSELHSLARKHHVEPNTLLDLQDELSLTVNKLDNESATLGSLEQDIEKARHDYLTLAKKISKKRKASAKKLGAEITHNMQQLGMPEGVFDIALRDLDENQYGIHGLERIEFLVSANPGQDLMPMTKVASGGELSRISLAIQVINVNRHQIGTYIFDEVDVGVGGSIAEIIGQTLRRVGDSYQVLCVTHLPQVAALGHHQLKVEKTVINKMTHTSVTILSETDRLEEIARMLAGTEITDSARQNAQDLMTRGATGSVH
- a CDS encoding AbrB/MazE/SpoVT family DNA-binding domain-containing protein, which gives rise to MLKVKVTAVGNSMGILLPKEALNKLKASKGDTLYLVDSPEGLTLTPYQQDFEAQMETAEKIMKKYRNAFHELAK
- a CDS encoding type II toxin-antitoxin system death-on-curing family toxin → MREPNWVLTKIVFSAHQMLLSEHGGGTGIRDKTLLESALARPKQRFEYEPGSTPFELAASYSFGLAKNHPFIDGNKRTSLAIGAIFLEINGIILNAKEPETVVVFEQLASDNISETGLSNWFESNSIPSA
- a CDS encoding Txe/YoeB family addiction module toxin, with amino-acid sequence MTWELVYTKQAQKDAKKLAASGLKNKAQLLLKIIKNDPYQKPPPYEKLVGDLSGAYSRRINIQHRLVYQIYEKEHVIKVIRLWTHYE
- a CDS encoding type II toxin-antitoxin system Phd/YefM family antitoxin, producing the protein MTILNVTEARSKLYSLIDETTDTHQPVVITGKRGNAVLVSEDDWNAISETLHLLSVPGMRESIKEGLNQGLSDSSKELDW